The Catenulispora sp. GP43 nucleotide sequence GGGGGCGGTTTCCTCGACCTCTTGCTTGTCACGGTTGGCGTGCTGCTGGCCGCCGCGTTCGTCCGCTGCCATCTCAGCCCTCTCCCACTCCTCGGCAAGGTTGCCGATCTTCCTCACTCTAGCTTCAACTTCCCCCGAACGGGGGTATTCCACGCGTGATCGGGATCCCGGATTAATTACGTTTGTGGAATTCGTCGGACCAGCGCCGAAGAGGCGCTGGTCCGATATGTGGAACGATTCGTCTCAGCCTTCGGTCAAAGCCCGCACCAGGTCCTCCGCGGTGCGGCTTCTATCGATCAACGCTTGGACGTGCTGCTTGGTTCCGCGCGTCGGTTCCAGTGTCGGCACCCTTTGCAGGGATTCGCGACCCGGCACGTCGAAGATCACCGAATCCCAGGACGCGGCGGCCACCGAGTCCGCGTACTTGTCCAGGCACCGGCCCCGGAAGTAGGCCCTGGTGTCCTCCGGCGGGTGGTCCACCGCCTGCCGGATCTGCTCGTCGGTGGTGATCCGCTCGAACCGCCCGCGCGCCGCCAGGCGCTGGTACAGGCCCTTCTCCGGCCGCACGTCGGAGTACTGCAGGTCGACCAGCTCCAGGCGCGAGGAGTCCCAGTCCAGCCCGTCGCGCTTGCGGTAGCCCTGCAGGATCTCGTACTTGGCGACCCAGTCCAGCTCCCTGGACAGCGACATCGGGTCGGACTCCAGGCGGGTGAGCACCGACTCCCAGCGCTCCAGCACGTCCTTGGTGACGTCGTCGACGTCGGAGCCGTACCGGTCCTCCACGAACTTGCGGGCCTGCTCGCAGTACTCCATCTGCAGCTGCACGGCGGTCAGCTTGCGTCCGCTGCGCAGCGTGACCAGCTGCCGCAGGCTCGGGTCGTGGCTGACCTGGTGCAGCGTGCGCACCGGGGCGTCCACCGACAGGTCGGTGGACATGAAGCGCTCCTCGATCATCGCCAGGACCAGCGCCGTGGTGCCGGTCTTGAGGTAGATCGAGATCTCGGCCAGGTTGGCGTCGCCGATGATGACGTGCAGCCGGCGGTAGCGCTCGGGGTCGGCGTGCGGCTCGTCCCGGGTGTTGATGATCGGGCGCTTGAGCGTGGTCTCCAGGCCCACCTCGACCTCGAAGAAGTCGGCACGCTGGGAGATCTGGAAGCCGTGCGCCCGGCCGTCCTGGCCGATGCCGACCCGGCCGGCGCCGGTGACCACCTGCCGGGAGACGAAGAACGGGGTGAGGTTGCGGACGATGTCGGCGAACGGCGTGGTGCGCTGCATGAGGTAGTTCTCATGCGAGCCGTAGGAGGCGCCCTTGTTGTCGGTGTTGTTCTTGTACAGGTTGATCGGCGCGGTCCCGGGGATCTCGGCGGCCCGGCGCGAGGCCTCGGCCATGATCCACTCCCCGGCCTTGTCCCAGATCACCGCGTCGCGCGGATTGGTGACCTCCGGCGAGGAGTACTCCGGGTGTGCGTGGTCGACGTACAGGCGGGCCCCGTTGGTGAGGATCACGTTGGCCAGGCCCGCGTCCTCGTCGGTGAGCTGGCTGGCGTCGGCGATGTCGCGGGCCAGGTCGAAGCCCCGGGCGTCGCGCAGCGGGTTCTCCTCCTCGAAGTCCCAGCGCGCACGGCGGGCCCGGTGCATGGCCGCCGCGTAGGAGTTGACGATCTGGGACGAGATCAGCATCGCGTTGGCGCCGGGGTTCCCTGGTACGGAGATGCCGTACTCGGTCTCGGTGCCCATGATTCGCCACACGCTCATACCGGCCACCTTATTCCGCGGGGGTGACGTGTGGCAGTGCCTTGTGCACGGTTTTTACTGGGATGATGGGTTGCCACTCGGTGTGTGTACCCGGGCGGTGATCAATGAACCGTGGGCGGACGAGGGGTTACGTCACGCTCAGAGATGACCCAGCACGGCCCTGACGACCTGGTCCACCCGCCGCCAGTCGGGCCCGGACAGCGCGCCGCGCGGTGCCGTGAGCCCGGAAGCCGGAAGCCACTCGATGAGCTCGGCCAGCACCGTGCCGGTCAGCGGGGTGGTGATCGGGACGTCGCCGGCGAACTCCTCCAGGGGCGCCGGCTCACCGGGAAGCACCGGGCACACGATCACACGGCCGGGGCCGGCCTCGTTGTAGAGGTCTGAGGACAGGATCAGAGCCAGAGTCGGCCGGTCGCCGCGCTCCCAGACCTCACCCTGCCGCACGCTGCTCCTCGATGCCGTTCTTGTGCTGCGCCAACCACTCCGGCGTGACACCCAGCCGACGCTCCCGCTCGGCAGAGCGACTGAACCGCTGCCGCCAAGCCGCCTCCGCGAGAACCTTGTCCGTCCAGTTGGACAGGTTCATCCCGGCGGCCGCGGCCGCGGCCCGGGAAGCCGCTATGGTCTCCGCCTTCACGCTGACGTCAAGCTTCGGCATGGTACGGAGAATACCATGAGAAATGGTACGAGACGCGGATCCGCAACGCCTCGACCGCGCCGCCGAGGCGCTGACGTGCCGCCACAAAGCACGCGCCGCCCGCGCGCCGTCCGAAGACGGCGCGCGGGCGGCGGAGGCGGCCTTTGCCCAGTCGGTCCTACAGGTACTGGCCGGTGCTGGCGATCGTGTCGATCGACCGGCCGGTGTCGCCTCCGCGCTTGCCGGTGACCAGGGTGCGGATGAAGACGATGCGCTCGCCCTTCTTGCCGGAGATGCGGGCCCAGTCGTCGGGGTTGGTGGTGTTCGGCAGGTCCTCGTTCTCCTTGAACTCGTCGACGCAGGCGCCGAGCAGGTGGGAGACGCGCAGACCCTTCTGCTTGTGGTCCAGGAAGTCCTTGATCGCGGTCTTCTTCGCGCGGTCGACGATGTTCTGGATCATCGCGCCGGAGTTGAAGTCGCGGAAGTACATGACTTCCTTGTCGCCGTTGGCGTAGGTGACCTCCAGGAACCGGTTCTCGTCGATCTCGCTGTACATGCGCTCGACCGTGGCCTGGATCATCGCCGACACCGTGGCCTGCCGGTCACCGCTGTGCTCGGCCAGGTCCTCGGCGTGCAGGGGCAGTTCGGGGGTGACGTACTTGCTGAAGATGTCCTTGGCCGCCTCGGCGTCCGGACGCTCGATCTTGATCTTCACGTCCAGCCGGCCCGGGCGCAGGATCGCCGGGTCGATCATGTCCTCGCGGTTGGAGGCGCCGATGACGATGACGTTCTCCAGGCCCTCGACGCCGTCGATCTCCGAGAGCAGCTGCGGGACGATCGTGTTCTCCACGTCCGAGCTGATGCCGCTGCCGCGGGTGCGGAACAGCGAGTCCATCTCGTCGAAGAACACGATGACCGGGGCACCCTCGCTGGCCTTCTCGCGCGCCCGCTGGAAGACCAGGCGGATGTGCCGCTCGGTCTCGCCGACGTACTTGTTCAGCAGCTCAGGGCCCTTGATGTTCAGGAAGTAGCTCTTCACGTTGCCCGAGCCGGTCACTTCCGCGACCTTCTTGGCCAGCGAGTTGGCCACCGCCTTGGCGATCAGGGTCTTGCCGCAGCCGGGAGGCCCGTACAGCAGCACGCCCTTGGGCGGCCGCAGCTGGTGCTCCTTGAACAGGTCAGGGTGCAGATACGGGAGCTCGACGGCGTCGCGGATCAGCTCGATCTGGCCGTCCAGGCCGCCGATCTCCAGGTAGGAGATGTCCGGGACCTCCTCCAGCACGAGGTCTTCGACCTCGGACTTGGGGATGACCTCGTACACGTAGCCGCTGCGCGGCTCCATCAGCAGCGCGTCGCCCGGGCGCAGCTTGACGCCGGACTCCAGCAGCGGCTGGCCGAGGCGCACCACGTGCTCCTCGTCGGTCCGGCCGGTGACCAGGGCGCGGGTGCCGTCCTCGAGGATCTCCTTGAGGCTGACGATCTCGCCCACGCTCTCGAAGCCGAACGCCGCGACCACGTTGAGCGCCTCGTTCAGCATCACCTCCTGGCCGGGGCGCAGGGAGCCGGGCTCGATGGACGGGCTCACCGACACCCGCATCTTGCGGCCGCCGGTGAAGATGTCGGCATTGCCCTCGCCGGCGTCCTCCAGGAACACGCCGAAACCGCTCGGCGGCTGCGCGAGACGGTCGATCTCCTCCTTCAACGCCACGATCTGGTCGCGCGCTTCCCGCAGCGTCGCCACCAGCCGTTCGTTCTGGCTCGTGAGCCCGGCCACAGTGGCCTGCAACTCGTTGATCCGCTCCTCCACGGCCCGGCCGCCCCGTGGGGCGTCCGCGGCGTCGCGGAGCCTGCGCCGCAGGACGGCGATCTCCTGCTCCAGGTACGTGACCTGGGCAGCGAGGTCGTCCGACCCGCGCGCCGAGCGGCCGGCGCCCTCGCGGATGTCGTCGTCGTGTGCTGGCACGGTCCTCACCTCCCGCCGGAAGCTGCGATGCTCAAGAACTTCCTTGCTGCTGTCCTGCCTAGCGGAAGCGTTCTTGAAACCGCTGAATGTTGTGCAGTTGCGACCGAGGCCGGGAGCGGCATCCCCCGCGGGTCCGGAACTCGGGTGCTCTTCGTTCGAACAACAAGGCCTGTCGTCATGACGATTCCCCCTCACTCGGCCGGTTATGTGGCGCCGGCCCGGAGTTGTGATCCCGATCCTTGCCCACCGGTGGTGCTTTGTCGAGGACAATCGATCAACGACTGAGCCCGCCGGATGGTTCGCCGTCACGGCTTGGTAGCGTCTCGAATATGACCGTCACCACTGACACGGATGCGCTCGAGGTATGGATCGATCACGATCTGTGCACCGGTGACGGCATCTGCGCGCAGTATGCGCCGGACGTGTTCGAACTCGACATCGACGGCGTCGCCTACGTGAAGGACGGCGCCGACGCCGAACTGCGCACCGGCGCCGAGGCCCGGGTCCCGGTCCCGGCGGATCTGGTGCTGGCCGTCATCGACTCGGCCAAGGAGTGCCCCGGCGAGTGCATCCACGTCCGGCGGGCGGCCGATGGGGTGGTCGTGGCCGGTCCGGACGCCGACGGGGCGTGACAAGAGCGAGCCGGACGGCGGGAGACGGGTTCCGCCCCAGCTCGGCACCTGTCTCCATCGCCGTCGTCCCCGTGGCCCGCTAACCCAGACGTCTCACCGGCCGTCCAGGTTGCCGTCTCAGGAAAAATTTCGCTCTACCGGGTGACCGCCCAGGTCATAACGCTGCGCCAGGACCGGCAGCAGCCGCGCCGGACCGCCGACCGGGTGCAGCCTCTCGGGGGCATCTGTGTGGATCGGGACCACGGTCCGCGGCGCCACCCGGTGCACCAGGGTGTGCAGGTCGTCGGCGGTGGCGTGGCCGAAGGAGCCGATCCGGCGCAGCGGGATGCCCAGCGCGTCCAGCCACTCCGTGAACAGCGACCAGCGGGACTCGAACGGCCCCAGCGGCTCGCCGTTGGCGTGCAGCCAGACGGTCCGCTCCCCCACCGGCAGGTCCGCCAGGTTCGGGATGCCGCGCAGGTCGCGCAGGTCGGGCTGGTAGACGAAGGCTCCGGGATCGGCCTTGACCTCCTCCAGCCCCACCTCGGAGTAGGCCACCACGCCCTCGACGTCCAGCGCCCTCAGGAACGCCGCGACCGGGTCGCCCCACAGGATCCGCCGTCCGGCGGCACCGGCCACCTCGATGAACTCCGCGACCCGCTCCAGGTCGCGCGGGTACATCGCGAGCAGCACCAGGTCCCCGCGGGCCTCCTCCAGCACCGCGGCGAAGTCCCGCACCACGTCGTCCTCGGTGCGGACCGGGCCGGGGAACACCGGCAGCCCCAGGGCCGTACCCTCTGTGACGAACATCTCACAGCCCGCGGCGCGCTCGGCCAGCCGCCAGGCCCGCTCCGGCGCGCGGCCGTGGAAGCGGATGTCGCCGGTGAAGGCCAGGACGCCGTCGGAGGTGGTGACCAGGTACCCGCTGGCGCCGGGCACGTCGTGGTCGACGGTGATCCGCTCGACGGTCAGCGGCCCGAAGGCCACCGGCGTCTCGGCAGCCAGCGGCCGCCAGTCCGGGTCGCCGCCGGGCAGGCCGTCGCCGGCGGCGGCCAGCGCGCGCATCACCGCGACGGTCTCCGGGGCGGCGTGAACCTCAATTCCGGGCCTGAGGGTTCCGACCAGACCGCAGTGGTCGATGTGGGCGTGGCTGACGAACACCGCCGTGGCCGGGCCGTCCTCGCCGAGCGGGTCCCCCGGTTCGACCATCGCCGGGTCGTAGACCCCGGGCAGCCGCGGCGCCGCGCCGACCCGCAGCCGGTCGGCGAGGTAGCGGTGCGGCCGGGGCACGACCGGCGGCCGGAACAGGTCGGTGCCGCGGGGGATGTCGAGCCCGAAATCGAGCAGGACCCGGTGGTCCCCCTCGGTGATCAGGATCTTGCTGGAGCCGATGACGCCGACCCCGCCCCAGAACTCGACGGTTGTTGCCATGGAGATGTGTGTTCTCTTCCTATGAATTGTGCGCGCCGGCCCAGGAGAAGATCCCGGGCAGGATGTCCTCGACCACCGCGGCGCTCAGCGTCGCGGGGCCGTCGGCGCGGCCGAACCGGTCGATGTAGCCGGCGCACGCGCCGACCGCCATCGCGGGCTCGATCTCGTTGAAGTAGTGGTCGCCGAGCGAGAAGAGCTCGCCGGCCGGCCGGTCGGCCAGCGACGCCGCGATCCACCGCCGCAGTCCCTCGGGTTTGTTCGCTCCGGAGACGACCTCCTCGAACAGGGCGGTCACCCCGAGCCGGGCCAGCAGCGGCGCCAGCCCTCCGGCCGGGCTGTTGGTGGCCAGGACGATCC carries:
- a CDS encoding ferredoxin; translation: MTVTTDTDALEVWIDHDLCTGDGICAQYAPDVFELDIDGVAYVKDGADAELRTGAEARVPVPADLVLAVIDSAKECPGECIHVRRAADGVVVAGPDADGA
- a CDS encoding MBL fold metallo-hydrolase, coding for MATTVEFWGGVGVIGSSKILITEGDHRVLLDFGLDIPRGTDLFRPPVVPRPHRYLADRLRVGAAPRLPGVYDPAMVEPGDPLGEDGPATAVFVSHAHIDHCGLVGTLRPGIEVHAAPETVAVMRALAAAGDGLPGGDPDWRPLAAETPVAFGPLTVERITVDHDVPGASGYLVTTSDGVLAFTGDIRFHGRAPERAWRLAERAAGCEMFVTEGTALGLPVFPGPVRTEDDVVRDFAAVLEEARGDLVLLAMYPRDLERVAEFIEVAGAAGRRILWGDPVAAFLRALDVEGVVAYSEVGLEEVKADPGAFVYQPDLRDLRGIPNLADLPVGERTVWLHANGEPLGPFESRWSLFTEWLDALGIPLRRIGSFGHATADDLHTLVHRVAPRTVVPIHTDAPERLHPVGGPARLLPVLAQRYDLGGHPVERNFS
- a CDS encoding type II toxin-antitoxin system PemK/MazF family toxin, coding for MRQGEVWERGDRPTLALILSSDLYNEAGPGRVIVCPVLPGEPAPLEEFAGDVPITTPLTGTVLAELIEWLPASGLTAPRGALSGPDWRRVDQVVRAVLGHL
- the dop gene encoding depupylase/deamidase Dop — translated: MSVWRIMGTETEYGISVPGNPGANAMLISSQIVNSYAAAMHRARRARWDFEEENPLRDARGFDLARDIADASQLTDEDAGLANVILTNGARLYVDHAHPEYSSPEVTNPRDAVIWDKAGEWIMAEASRRAAEIPGTAPINLYKNNTDNKGASYGSHENYLMQRTTPFADIVRNLTPFFVSRQVVTGAGRVGIGQDGRAHGFQISQRADFFEVEVGLETTLKRPIINTRDEPHADPERYRRLHVIIGDANLAEISIYLKTGTTALVLAMIEERFMSTDLSVDAPVRTLHQVSHDPSLRQLVTLRSGRKLTAVQLQMEYCEQARKFVEDRYGSDVDDVTKDVLERWESVLTRLESDPMSLSRELDWVAKYEILQGYRKRDGLDWDSSRLELVDLQYSDVRPEKGLYQRLAARGRFERITTDEQIRQAVDHPPEDTRAYFRGRCLDKYADSVAAASWDSVIFDVPGRESLQRVPTLEPTRGTKQHVQALIDRSRTAEDLVRALTEG
- the arc gene encoding proteasome ATPase, whose amino-acid sequence is MPAHDDDIREGAGRSARGSDDLAAQVTYLEQEIAVLRRRLRDAADAPRGGRAVEERINELQATVAGLTSQNERLVATLREARDQIVALKEEIDRLAQPPSGFGVFLEDAGEGNADIFTGGRKMRVSVSPSIEPGSLRPGQEVMLNEALNVVAAFGFESVGEIVSLKEILEDGTRALVTGRTDEEHVVRLGQPLLESGVKLRPGDALLMEPRSGYVYEVIPKSEVEDLVLEEVPDISYLEIGGLDGQIELIRDAVELPYLHPDLFKEHQLRPPKGVLLYGPPGCGKTLIAKAVANSLAKKVAEVTGSGNVKSYFLNIKGPELLNKYVGETERHIRLVFQRAREKASEGAPVIVFFDEMDSLFRTRGSGISSDVENTIVPQLLSEIDGVEGLENVIVIGASNREDMIDPAILRPGRLDVKIKIERPDAEAAKDIFSKYVTPELPLHAEDLAEHSGDRQATVSAMIQATVERMYSEIDENRFLEVTYANGDKEVMYFRDFNSGAMIQNIVDRAKKTAIKDFLDHKQKGLRVSHLLGACVDEFKENEDLPNTTNPDDWARISGKKGERIVFIRTLVTGKRGGDTGRSIDTIASTGQYL